The Angustibacter sp. Root456 genome includes the window GCCGAGTACTCCGTCAGCGCCACGCTCATGGTGGTGCTCATCGCGCTCTACACCGGCATCGACGGGATCTCCGCGCTCATCGGGATCGCCGCCGCCAACGTCGCCATGATCCTGTTCGGCTGGCTGCAGGAGGCCATGAACCCGCCGAGCACGCAGCGGGTGACGATGCTGCCGTTCTGGTTCGGCTGCATCGCGGGCGCGGCCCCGTGGCTCGCGATCGGCTACAACCTCGTCGCCGCCGACCAGGTGCCCGGCTTCGTCGTCGGGATCTTCGTGTCGCTCTTCGTCTTCTTCAACAGCTTCGCGCTCAACCAGTGGCTGCAGTACCGCAAGGTCGGGGGGTGGCGGCGGTACCTCGTGGGCGAGAAGGCCTATCTGGTGCTCAGCCTGGTGGCCAAGTCAGCCCTGGCCTGGCAGATCTTCGCCGGGTCGCTGGCGGCCTGACGCCGGCCGAGGGGGCGTGACGCGGCTCGGCTAGAGCCAGGTGTAGGTGCGGACGACGGTGCCGGCGTCCCCCGAACGCACCTGCACCAGGTCGCAGAGCTGGTTGGCCATCCACACGCCACGGCCGCCCTCGTCGCTGGGCTGCGGCGCGCGCCGCCCGACGAGCAGGTCGGTGATGCACCCGCAGTCGCTCACCTCGCACACGAGCGCGTCCGGCTCGCACCACGTGCGCAGCAGGCCCTGCCCGCCACCGTGGCGCAGGCTGTTGGTCGCCAGCTCAGTGAGGGCCAGCACGACGTCGTCCACGCGGTCGTGGCTCAGGCTCAGCGCCGCGGCGTGCTCGCGCACTGCCTGACGCACGCGCCCGAGGTCGTGGTCACCGAAGGGCAGCTCGCGCACCGGCGCGGTGGGCTCGTCGAGCGCGCCGCCGAAGACGTCCTGCAGCTCGATGAGCCCCGCGTACACCGGGCTCCCCCGCAGCTGGCCACGCTCGACGTACGTCGGGTGGCTGCGCTGCACCGCGAGCGCCACCGGCTCACCCAGCGCCTCCACGTCGTACGGGCAGACCAGCCAGAGGGGCGTCTCGGGCGGCACCGCGACGTTGAGCAGCGTCTCGTGCAGGTGGCACTCCTCGATCTCGGCGCGCCGACGCCCGGCCCACACCGGCTCACCGACGCCGCGCACGGCCTGGCCGGGGAAGCGGTCGAGGTAGGACTGCCACGCGGGGATGATCCGCGCGGGGTTGTGGCCGAGCTCGACCATGTCGACGAAGTGGATGCCGGCCCCGCCCGCGGGCAGCGCGGAACGCACGAGGTCGAGCCGGTCGGGCGGGGCCGCCACCATGGCCGGCTGGCCGTGGGCCAGGGCATCGGTGAGGAACGGCACCGTGCCGGCGAGGTAGTCGGCGTCGTCCCGGTAGAGCAGTGCCTCGTGCCGGTAGCCGTCGTGCGTCGTCGTGGTCACCCCTTGGTCAAACTCGCCTAGAGGGTACTCGGTGTGCCGCCGCAGACCAGCGCCGCGCCCCGGGTGGCGTGAGCGCCTGCGTCCAGATGGCGGCCGGCGGGTCATGCGCCCAGCACACGACCTACGATGGCGTAGGTAGCGAAGACCTCGACAACAGGGCGATGACGGCGCAGATGAAGCACCCCACGAGCGGCAAGGCCGTCCGCAAGCTGGACCGCGTGGTGATCCGATTCGCCGGTGACTCCGGCGACGGCATGCAGCTGACGGGCGACCGCTTCACGTCCGAGACCGCGGCGCTCGGCAACGACCTGTCGACGCTGCCCAACTTCCCCGCCGAGATCCGCGCGCCGCAGGGCACGCTGCCGGGCGTCTCGAGCTTCCAGCTGCACTTCGCCGACCACGACGTCATGACGCCGGGCGACGCACCGGACGTGCTCGTCGCGATGAACCCCGCCGCCCTGAAGGCCAACCTGCGCGACCTGCCCCGCGGCGCGACCGTGATCGTCGACACCGACGAGTTCAGCAAGCGCAACCTCGCCAAGGTCGGCTACACCACGAGCCCCCTGGACGACGACACGCTCGCGTCGTACCACCTGCACCCGCTGCCGCTCACCTCCATCACGGTCGAGGCGCTGGCCGACTTCGAGCTGACCCGCAAGGAGAAGGAGCGGGCGAAGAACATGTTCGCCCTCGGCCTGCTGTCGTGGCTGTACGACCGGCCCACCGACACCACCGAGGCGTTCCTGCACGCCAAGTTCGCGGCGAAGCCCGAGATCCTGAAGGCCAACCTCGCCGCGCTGCACGCGGGGTGGAACTACGGCGAGACCACCGAGGACTTCGCGGTGCGCTACTCGATCGCTCCCGCCCCGATGGCGCCCGGCACCTACCGCAACATCACCGGCAACATCGCCCTGGCCTACGGCCTCGTCGTCGGCGCGCACCTCGCCGGGCGGCCGCTGGTGCTGGGCTCGTACCCGATCACGCCGGCGTCCGACGTCCTGCACACGCTGTCGGGCCTCAAGCGCTTCGGCGTCACGACGCTGCAGGCCGAGGACGAGATCGCCGGCATCGGGGCGGCGCTCGGCGCGTCGTTCGGCGGGGCCGTGGGCGTCACCAGCACGTCCGGCCCCGGCGTCGCCCTGAAGTCGGAGACCATCGGGCTGGCTGTCTCGCTCGAGCTGCCGCTCGTCATCTGCGACATCCAGCGCGGCGGCCCATCGACCGGTCTGCCCACCAAGACCGAGCAGAGCGACCTGCTGCAGGCGATGTTCGGCCGCAACGGCGAGGCGCCGGTGCCGATCGTCGCGGCCAGCTCACCGGCCGACTGCTTCGACGCCGCGGTCGAGGCCGTGCGCATCGCCACGACCTACCGCACGCCCGTGTTCTTGCTGTCGGACGGCTACCTCGCCAACGGGTCCGAGCCGTGGCGGGTGCCGCAGCTGGAGGCGCTGCCGGCCATGGACGTCGAGCTGGCCAGCGCGCCGAACGCCGTCGACGACGCCGGTGAGCCGGTGTTCCGCCCCTACCTGCGCGACCCCGAGACGCTCGCCCGCCCGTGGGCGGTGCCGGGCACGGCCGGTCTCGAGCACCGCATCGGCGGCATCGAGAAGGCCGACGTCACGGGCAACATCAGCTACGACCCCGACAACCACGACCACATGGTGCGGCTGCGCCAGGCCAAGGTCGACGGCGTCGCACGGTCGGTGCCGCCGCTGGTCGTCGACGACCCCGAGGACGCCGAGGGCCGCGGCGCCGACGTGCTCGTGCTCGGGTGGGGCTCGACGTTCGGGCCGATCAGCGCGGCGGTGCGCGACGTGCGGGCCGCCGGTGGCCGGGTCGCCCAAGCGCACCTGCGGCACCTGAACCCGTTCCCCGCCAACACCGGTGAGGTGCTGCGCGCGTACCGCCAGGTGATCGTGCCCGAGATGAACCTCGGGCAGCTGTCGATGCTGCTGCGCGCGAAGTACCTCGTCGACGTCACCGGCTACAACCAGGTGCGCGGCCTGCCGTTCACCACCACCGAGCTCGCCGAGGTCATCTCCGCGGCGAGCGGAGCACCCGTCATCGCCCAGGAGGTGCGCTCATGACCATCGACCTCGGCATGCCCTCCGGGCTGGCTGACGTCCCCCGGCTGCCCGACGGCGCCGCGCCGCAGACCAAGAAGCAGTTCACCTCCGACCAGGAGGTGCGCTGGTGCCCGGGCTGCGGTGACTACGCGGTGCTCGCGACGATGCAGGGCTTCTTGCCCGAGCTGGGCCTGCGCCGGGAGAACATCGTGTTCATCTCCGGCATCGGCTGCTCGAGCCGCTTCCCGTACTACATGAACACCTACGGGATGCACTCGATCCACGGGCGCGCGCCGGCCATCGCCACCGGGCTCGCGGTCTCGCGCCCTGACCTGTCGATCTGGGTCGTCACCGGCGATGGTGACGCGCTCTCCATCGGCGGCAACCACCTCGTGCACGCGCTGCGGCGCAACGTGAACCTCAAGATCCTGCTGTTCAACAACCGGATCTACGGGCTCACCAAGGGGCAGTACTCGCCGACGTCCGAGACGGGCAAGGTCACCAAGTCGACGCCCGCCGGGTCGGTCGACAACCCCTTCAACCCGGTGTCGCTGGCCCTCGGCGCCGAGGCGACCTTCGTGGCCCGCACGCTCGACTCCGACCGCAAGCACCTCACCGAGGTGCTGCGTGCCGCGGCCGAGCACCGCGGCACCGCACTCGTCGAGATCTACCAGAACTGCCCGATCTTCAACGACGGGGCGTTCGACGTCCTCAAGGACCGCGACCAGGCGCAGGCCCGGCTGCTGCGGCTGCAGCACGGCGAGCCGCTCACCCTCGGGGAGGGCGACGAGGCCCGCGTGGTGGTGCGCGAGGCCGACGGCTCGCTGGCCGTGGTGCCGGCGTCCGACGGGCGCCCCGCGCTGGTGCACGACGCGCACGCCGCTGACCCCTCGCTCGCGTTCGCGCTGTCGCGCCTGGACTCCCCCGACATGACGCACGTGCCGGTCGGCGTCTTCCGCGACGTCGAGCGCCCGACGTACGACGACCTCGTGCGCGCGCAGGTGACGACCGCCAGCGCCGACGGCCCGCCTACCACCGAGGCCCTGCAGTCACTCATCGCGGGCAACGACACCTGGACGGTCGGCGGGGGCGCGTGAGCGCCTCTGACGACGACGCCGAGGCACGCGAGCTGCGGCGCGGCACCGTCTACGGCGCCGGCGCCTACCTGCTGTGGGGCGCGTTCCCGCTGTACTTCCGCGCGCTGAAGCCGGCCGGTGCGGTCGAGATCGTCGTGCACCGCGTGGCCTGGTCGCTCGTGGTGTGCCTGCTGCTGCTCGCCGCGACCCGGCAGGTGGCGTGGGTGCGGCCGCTGTTGCGCGCACCCCGCCAGCTGGCGACGCTCGCCGTGGCCGCGCTGTGCATCGCGCTCAACTGGGGTATCTACGTCTACGCCGTGAACTCCGGGCACGTCGTCGAGGCGGCGCTCGGCTACTTCATCAACCCACTGGTCACCGTGCTGTTCGGGGTGCTGGTGCTGCGCGAGCGGCTCAGCCGGCCGCAGTGGGTGGCTGTGGGCCTCGGAGCGGTCGCGGTCGTCGTCCTCACCGCGGGGTACGGGCGGCCGCCGTGGATCGCGCTGTCGCTCGCGGCGTCGTTCGCGACGTACGGGCTCATGAAGAAGCGCGTGGGCGTGAACGTCGGTGCCGTCGCGAGCCTCACCACCGAGACGGCGCTGCTCTTCCCGCTGGCCGCCGCGGCGCTGGTGTGGCTCGAGGTGACGGGGCGCGGCACCATGACCGTCGACGCCCCCTGGCACGGGCTGCTGCTCGCCTCCACCGGCGTGGCCACGGCGCTGCCGCTGCTGCTGTTCGCGGCCTCGGCTCGGCGCGTGCCGCTCGTGACGATCGGTCTGCTGCAGTTCGTCACGCCGGTGCTGCAGCTGCTCGTGGGCGTGCTGCTGCTCGGCGAGAGCGTGCCGCTCTCGCGGTGGGTGGGCTTCGCGATCGTGTGGTCGGCCCTGGTGGTGCTCACCGTCGACTCGGTGCAGGCGTCGCGACGACGGCGCAGCCGCGCCCTCGTCGCGACCACCGTGCCGGAGCAGGCGCCCTAGCCGACGGGGCGCCGCGCGGTGGCGGCGAGCTCGTCGGCCACCGTGAGCAGGATCCGTGCGTAGGGCAGCACGGCCGCACCGGTGTCGGTGAGCTGCACCCCCTGCGGGCCGCGCTCGAACAGCCGGCACCCCAGCCGGCGTTCGAGCGACTGGATCCGTTGGCTCAGCCCCGGCTGGGAGTAGCCCAGCACCGGCGCCGCCTCAGAGATCGACCCGATCTCCGACACCCGCACGAACGCGCTCAACAACGTGACGTCCACCCTCGAGCCCCTCCTGCCACGCCCACGCTCCGCGCCCCACGGCGTGCCGGACGATCTTCTCGCAGGCTGGTGGCCACCGTCAACCACACTCCTGGCCCCTGTGGACGCCGCCCCTAGGCTCTCCCCCCGCCCGTTGATCCGGTTCCCGAGGGGACACGCCGCTTGTCGAGGGTTGCACCCCTCGACAAGCGGCGTGTCACCCACTTGACGTGATCAACGGGAAGGGCCGCGCAGGGGGGTGGGTCAGGCGGTGCGCTCGACGACGCCGTCGGCCAGCGTGGCCAGGGCCGCCTTGACCGGGCTGTCGGGCAGCGGCTCGAGCGCCTGCCGGGCGGCCTCGGCCCACTCGCGCGTCTGCGCCCGCGCCCGCTCCATGGCCGGGTGACGGCGCAGCAGCTCGAGCGCCTCGGCGTGCCGGACGTCGTCGGTGAGGTCACCGTCGAGCAGCTCGCGCAGGCGCGCGTCGGCCGGGTCGTCGGACTCGCGGGCGAACAGCACCGGCAGCGTGGCCACGCCCTCGCGCAGGTCGGTGCCCGGCGTCTTGCCCGACTGCTCGGCCTGGGACGACAGGTCGATGAGGTCGTCGGCCAGCTGGAAGGCGACACCGATGCGCTCGCCGTACTGGCGCATGACTTCGGTGGTGGCCTCGTCGCAGCCGGAGAACCACGCACCGAAGCGACCCGCGGTCGCGATGAGCACTCCGGTCTTCTCGGCGAGCACCGCGAGGTAGTGCTCGACGGGGTCCTGGCCCTCGGCCGGTCCGACCGTCTCGCGGATCTGGCCCGAGCACAACGTCTCGAACGTCATGGCCTGCACGCGCACCGCGTCGGCGCCGAGATCCGACACCACCTGCGAGGCCCGCGCGAAGAGCAGGTCGCCGGTGAGGATCGCCACCGTGTTGCCCCACCGGGCGTTGGCTGACTGCGAGCCCCGGCGCATGAGCGCCTCGTCCATGACGTCGTCGTGGTAGAGGGAGGCCAGGTGGGTCAGCTCGACGACCACGGCCGCCTTGACGACGTCGTCCGAGACCTTGCCCGCCTGCGGGCCGACCTGCGAGGCGAGCAGCGTCAGCAACGGCCGGAACCGCTTGCCACCCGCCCCGAGCAGGTGCCCCGCCGTCGTGGCGATGTAGTTGTCGACGTGACCGACCGACTCGCGCAGCCCCTGCTCGACCCGCGCCATGCCGTCGGTGACGGCGGCCCCGAGGTCGGCGTCGTCGAGCAGCAGCCCGAAGGCCTCGGCTCCACTGGCGCTCGTGAGGTCGGTCATGGCGTCGTCAAGGCAGGAACAGAGCCGAGCGGCTCGCCAGGTCGAGGAGCGGGCCGGGCAGGACGCCCAGCAGGATCGTCATGAGCGCGCCGATGCCGATCGCGATCGTGGTGAAGGCGCTCGGCGCCGCCACGAGGGTGCCTTCGGAGTCCGGCGCCGGCGCCGAGAAGTACATCAGCACGATGACGCGGACGTAGAAGAACGCCGCGATCGCGCTCGAGATCACACCGACCACCGCCAGCCAGGTGCCGCCGTTCGCGATCGCCGCCGAGAACACCGCGAACTTGCTGGTGAAACCCGACGTCAACGGGATGCCCGCGAAGGCGAGCAGGAACAGCGTGAAGACGCCGGCCAGCAGCGGCGAGCGGCGCGCCAGGCCGGCCCACTGCGACAGGTGCGTCGCCTCGCCGGCGCTGTCGCGCACCAGCGTGACGACGGCGAAGGCGCCGATCGTGGTGAAGCCGTACGCCGCCAGGTAGAACAGCGTGCCCGCGATGCCGGCGCGGTCGAAGGCCAGCACGCCGGTGAGCACGAAGCCCGCGTGCGCGATGGACGAGTAGGCCAGCAGGCGCTTGATGTCGGTCTGGGTGATGGCCAGGACGGAACCGACCACCATCGTGATGATGGCGACACCCCACACGATCGGCTGCCAGTCCCAGCGCGCCGCGCTCACCGCGACGTAGAACACGCGCAGCATCGCGCCGAAGGCCGCGACCTTGGTGCACGCGGCCATGAAGCCGGTGACCGGGGTGGGAGCACCCTGGTAGGCGTCCGGCGTCCAGGCGTGGAACGGGACGGCGCCGACCTTGAACAGCAGCCCGATCGCCACCATCGCGATGCCGATCAGCAGCATCGCGTCGGCGTTGGTGCGGGTGCCGATCGCCTGGGCGATGTCACCGAGGTAGAGCGAGCCCGAGAAGCCGAACAGCAGCGCCGCTCCGAACAGGAAGAACGCCGACGAGAACGACCCGAGCAGGAAGTACTTGAGCGCGCCCTCCTGCGACAGCAGCCGGCGACGGCGGGCCAGGCCGGTGAGCAGGTACAGCGGCAGCGACAGCACCTCGAGCGCGACGAACAGGGTCAGCAGGTCGCCCGCGGCCGGGAAGAGCATCATGCCCGCCACGGAGAACAGCGTCAGCGGGAAGACCTCGGTCTGCACCCAGCCGGCGCGGGCGGTGGCCGCCTCGTACGCCGAGCCGGGCACGCTCGCCCCCTGCGAGGTGAAGGCGTCGCCCTCGTTGCCCGCGAACCGCTCAGCCATCGTGAGCACCGCGAGGATCGCCAGCACCAGGATCGTGCCCTGCAAGAACAGCGCCGGACCGTCGATGACCACCGCTCGGGCCAGCGTGCTCGCCTTGGTGTGGTCGCTGGCCAGCACGACGGCGATGAAGGCCGCGATCAGGCCGACCAGCGTGACGCTGACCTGGCTCGCGTAGCGCCAGCGCCGCGGGACGAACGCCTCGACCAGGACGCCGACCAGCGCCGTCCCGAGGACGATCAGCATCGGCGCCACCAGGTGGTAGCTGACCGACGGTGCCGTGACGTCCGCCGTCACCAGCGCGCTCACTTGGAGGTCCCTTCAGCTGCAGGGGCGACCCGCGGCGCGGGGTCGGTGACCCCCACCTGGGTCATGGTCTTCTTCACGGCCGGGTCGACGACGTCGAGCACGAGCTTGGGGAAGACACCGAGCCCGATGATCGCGACGATCAGCGGCGCCACGACCCACGCCTCGCGTGCCCCGAGGTCGCGAGTCCCCGTGACGGTCTCGGGGCGCGGGCCGGTCATCATGCGCTGGTACATCAGCAGGATGTAGAGCGCGGCCAGGATGATGCCCACGGTGGCCACGACACCGGCCGCCGGGTACCGGCTGAACGTGCCCACCAGCACCAGGAACTCGCTGACGAAGCTCGACAGGCCCGGCAGCGCCAGGCTCGACATGCCGGCCAGGAGGAACACTCCCGCGATGAGCGGGGTGACCCGCTGCCAGCCGCCGTAGTCGG containing:
- the heR gene encoding heliorhodopsin HeR; the protein is MGTETEQRDLRSLRRWNLALTALHLGQAAAVLLLAKDFAVTVTRSLPAGPPGTPAGAPEPLFDVPVGPAVAVFLGLAALDHLLTATVFRRTYETELAAGINRFRWAEYSVSATLMVVLIALYTGIDGISALIGIAAANVAMILFGWLQEAMNPPSTQRVTMLPFWFGCIAGAAPWLAIGYNLVAADQVPGFVVGIFVSLFVFFNSFALNQWLQYRKVGGWRRYLVGEKAYLVLSLVAKSALAWQIFAGSLAA
- a CDS encoding sensor histidine kinase, which produces MTTTTHDGYRHEALLYRDDADYLAGTVPFLTDALAHGQPAMVAAPPDRLDLVRSALPAGGAGIHFVDMVELGHNPARIIPAWQSYLDRFPGQAVRGVGEPVWAGRRRAEIEECHLHETLLNVAVPPETPLWLVCPYDVEALGEPVALAVQRSHPTYVERGQLRGSPVYAGLIELQDVFGGALDEPTAPVRELPFGDHDLGRVRQAVREHAAALSLSHDRVDDVVLALTELATNSLRHGGGQGLLRTWCEPDALVCEVSDCGCITDLLVGRRAPQPSDEGGRGVWMANQLCDLVQVRSGDAGTVVRTYTWL
- a CDS encoding 2-oxoacid:acceptor oxidoreductase subunit alpha, yielding MTAQMKHPTSGKAVRKLDRVVIRFAGDSGDGMQLTGDRFTSETAALGNDLSTLPNFPAEIRAPQGTLPGVSSFQLHFADHDVMTPGDAPDVLVAMNPAALKANLRDLPRGATVIVDTDEFSKRNLAKVGYTTSPLDDDTLASYHLHPLPLTSITVEALADFELTRKEKERAKNMFALGLLSWLYDRPTDTTEAFLHAKFAAKPEILKANLAALHAGWNYGETTEDFAVRYSIAPAPMAPGTYRNITGNIALAYGLVVGAHLAGRPLVLGSYPITPASDVLHTLSGLKRFGVTTLQAEDEIAGIGAALGASFGGAVGVTSTSGPGVALKSETIGLAVSLELPLVICDIQRGGPSTGLPTKTEQSDLLQAMFGRNGEAPVPIVAASSPADCFDAAVEAVRIATTYRTPVFLLSDGYLANGSEPWRVPQLEALPAMDVELASAPNAVDDAGEPVFRPYLRDPETLARPWAVPGTAGLEHRIGGIEKADVTGNISYDPDNHDHMVRLRQAKVDGVARSVPPLVVDDPEDAEGRGADVLVLGWGSTFGPISAAVRDVRAAGGRVAQAHLRHLNPFPANTGEVLRAYRQVIVPEMNLGQLSMLLRAKYLVDVTGYNQVRGLPFTTTELAEVISAASGAPVIAQEVRS
- a CDS encoding 2-oxoacid:ferredoxin oxidoreductase subunit beta — translated: MTIDLGMPSGLADVPRLPDGAAPQTKKQFTSDQEVRWCPGCGDYAVLATMQGFLPELGLRRENIVFISGIGCSSRFPYYMNTYGMHSIHGRAPAIATGLAVSRPDLSIWVVTGDGDALSIGGNHLVHALRRNVNLKILLFNNRIYGLTKGQYSPTSETGKVTKSTPAGSVDNPFNPVSLALGAEATFVARTLDSDRKHLTEVLRAAAEHRGTALVEIYQNCPIFNDGAFDVLKDRDQAQARLLRLQHGEPLTLGEGDEARVVVREADGSLAVVPASDGRPALVHDAHAADPSLAFALSRLDSPDMTHVPVGVFRDVERPTYDDLVRAQVTTASADGPPTTEALQSLIAGNDTWTVGGGA
- the rarD gene encoding EamA family transporter RarD; this encodes MSASDDDAEARELRRGTVYGAGAYLLWGAFPLYFRALKPAGAVEIVVHRVAWSLVVCLLLLAATRQVAWVRPLLRAPRQLATLAVAALCIALNWGIYVYAVNSGHVVEAALGYFINPLVTVLFGVLVLRERLSRPQWVAVGLGAVAVVVLTAGYGRPPWIALSLAASFATYGLMKKRVGVNVGAVASLTTETALLFPLAAAALVWLEVTGRGTMTVDAPWHGLLLASTGVATALPLLLFAASARRVPLVTIGLLQFVTPVLQLLVGVLLLGESVPLSRWVGFAIVWSALVVLTVDSVQASRRRRSRALVATTVPEQAP
- a CDS encoding LysR family transcriptional regulator; this translates as MDVTLLSAFVRVSEIGSISEAAPVLGYSQPGLSQRIQSLERRLGCRLFERGPQGVQLTDTGAAVLPYARILLTVADELAATARRPVG
- a CDS encoding polyprenyl synthetase family protein, producing the protein MTDLTSASGAEAFGLLLDDADLGAAVTDGMARVEQGLRESVGHVDNYIATTAGHLLGAGGKRFRPLLTLLASQVGPQAGKVSDDVVKAAVVVELTHLASLYHDDVMDEALMRRGSQSANARWGNTVAILTGDLLFARASQVVSDLGADAVRVQAMTFETLCSGQIRETVGPAEGQDPVEHYLAVLAEKTGVLIATAGRFGAWFSGCDEATTEVMRQYGERIGVAFQLADDLIDLSSQAEQSGKTPGTDLREGVATLPVLFARESDDPADARLRELLDGDLTDDVRHAEALELLRRHPAMERARAQTREWAEAARQALEPLPDSPVKAALATLADGVVERTA
- the nuoN gene encoding NADH-quinone oxidoreductase subunit NuoN codes for the protein MSALVTADVTAPSVSYHLVAPMLIVLGTALVGVLVEAFVPRRWRYASQVSVTLVGLIAAFIAVVLASDHTKASTLARAVVIDGPALFLQGTILVLAILAVLTMAERFAGNEGDAFTSQGASVPGSAYEAATARAGWVQTEVFPLTLFSVAGMMLFPAAGDLLTLFVALEVLSLPLYLLTGLARRRRLLSQEGALKYFLLGSFSSAFFLFGAALLFGFSGSLYLGDIAQAIGTRTNADAMLLIGIAMVAIGLLFKVGAVPFHAWTPDAYQGAPTPVTGFMAACTKVAAFGAMLRVFYVAVSAARWDWQPIVWGVAIITMVVGSVLAITQTDIKRLLAYSSIAHAGFVLTGVLAFDRAGIAGTLFYLAAYGFTTIGAFAVVTLVRDSAGEATHLSQWAGLARRSPLLAGVFTLFLLAFAGIPLTSGFTSKFAVFSAAIANGGTWLAVVGVISSAIAAFFYVRVIVLMYFSAPAPDSEGTLVAAPSAFTTIAIGIGALMTILLGVLPGPLLDLASRSALFLP